Proteins encoded in a region of the Geobacillus genomosp. 3 genome:
- a CDS encoding helix-turn-helix domain-containing protein, with protein sequence MARSMENFFHKWFVLEYDLYEEDLEKASALVNSHHIRTVVNVMFQHPIFTAKQMAALTGLPEATVRRYLNRFEEQQLIFSDGRMRSKTYYYYNLLDQLR encoded by the coding sequence GTGGCAAGATCAATGGAGAATTTTTTTCACAAATGGTTCGTTTTAGAGTATGATTTGTATGAAGAAGATTTGGAAAAGGCAAGCGCGCTTGTGAACAGCCATCATATTCGAACCGTTGTCAATGTCATGTTCCAGCATCCGATTTTTACCGCTAAGCAGATGGCAGCGTTGACTGGTTTGCCGGAAGCGACGGTTCGGCGCTATTTGAATCGGTTTGAGGAACAGCAACTCATTTTCTCGGATGGCCGGATGCGGTCCAAAACGTACTACTACTATAACCTTCTTGATCAGCTTCGGTGA
- a CDS encoding DUF3941 domain-containing protein produces the protein MPNTSDNDKKARDNQAKRHEKNMMREKNREAGKFAYSKKTDHL, from the coding sequence ATGCCAAACACAAGCGACAACGACAAAAAAGCGCGCGACAACCAAGCGAAGCGCCATGAGAAAAACATGATGCGCGAGAAAAACCGCGAAGCCGGGAAGTTCGCGTATTCGAAGAAGACGGATCATTTGTAA